The DNA sequence GGCAATGTTGCAGAAGGTCCGTGGTGTCTCTGATGTTGATGAGGAATTCCAAGACCTTTTGGATGCAAGCCAGAAATCCAAGATGGTTGAGCACCCATGGAGAAACATCATGCAGTCTAGGTATAGACCCCAGCTAGTCATGGCCATTCTCATTCCTTTCTTTCAGCAGTTAACTGGTATCAACGCTATCATGTTCTACGCACCTGTTCTATTCAAGACATTGGGTTTTGGTGATAGTGCTTCACTCATGTCTGCTGTCATTACTGGCCTTGTTAATGTTGTCGCAACCTTAGTCTCCATATTCACCGTCGATAAGTACGGCCGAAGGTTCTTGTTCCTCGAAGGTGGTATTCAGATGATCATCTGCCAggtatattaaaaatataaatctaaATTTACGagataagaaaattaattacaaaacaagtagATTTACTTTATTTGTGATGTGTCTACAGATTATTGTGGGAGTGGTCCTTGGATTGAAGTTTGGGAACACTGGACAAGGATCCTTGTCCAAGGGATACGCTGATCTTGTCTTGGTCTTGATATGCTTTTACGTGGCAGCCTTTGCTTGGTCATGGGGTCCATTGGGATGGCTAGTTCCTAGTGAGATCTTCCCACTAGAGATCCGATCAGCAGGTCAAGCCATCAATGTGTCTGTTAACATGTTTTTCACCTTTATTATAGCTCAGATATTCCTTGCCCTGCTTTGTCACTTGAAGTATGGTCTCTTCTTATTCTTTGCTGCATGGGAGATTATTATGACAGTGTTCATCTACTTCTTCATGCCTGAGACCAAGAACATACCAATTGAAGAGATGAATAGGATGTGGAAGCAGCACTGGTTCTGGGGTAAGTATATTCCCGATGACGCGGTCGCCGATCATGGTATCCAACTCTCAGCTGGGAAGGGTATGGCCTGAATGAATTAAGTACCAAGAAGATGGAGTTTTCATAAATGCAGTGTTTTCCTCTTCTGTttaacaaaagaagagaaggaattcTTTTATGTACCcagaaaattttgtattttccttttctctttccagTTTTGGATTAATTTCAGTTTCATGCTTCCAATTGCTGAATTGCAATTAATCTATGTTCTTCCTTTGGTAATTAACAAAAGTTTTGATGCCATATGctccttcattttttattttctcattttcaagAATTGTCATTGCAAATAAGTTCTGTGAGTATAAATTTGAAACGAGAAGTTTACcgatt is a window from the Macadamia integrifolia cultivar HAES 741 chromosome 5, SCU_Mint_v3, whole genome shotgun sequence genome containing:
- the LOC122080270 gene encoding sugar transport protein 10-like; translated protein: MAGGAIVSTGPIKNYNGGMTAFVLITCVVAATGGLIFGYDLGISGGVTSMNEFLMRFFPSVYKKMNSATTKESQYCKFDSQTLTSFTSSLYLAGLIASFVASVVTRIFGRKVSMVTGGAVFLLGAIINGAAMNIAMLIIGRVLLGVGVGFGNQSVPVYLSEMAPAKLRGALNMGFQLAITIGILVANLVNYGTAQMKSNGWRWSLALAAVPAILMTVGSILLADTPNSLMERGHMEKAKAMLQKVRGVSDVDEEFQDLLDASQKSKMVEHPWRNIMQSRYRPQLVMAILIPFFQQLTGINAIMFYAPVLFKTLGFGDSASLMSAVITGLVNVVATLVSIFTVDKYGRRFLFLEGGIQMIICQIIVGVVLGLKFGNTGQGSLSKGYADLVLVLICFYVAAFAWSWGPLGWLVPSEIFPLEIRSAGQAINVSVNMFFTFIIAQIFLALLCHLKYGLFLFFAAWEIIMTVFIYFFMPETKNIPIEEMNRMWKQHWFWGKYIPDDAVADHGIQLSAGKGMA